The proteins below come from a single Nocardiopsis gilva YIM 90087 genomic window:
- a CDS encoding DNA polymerase ligase N-terminal domain-containing protein, translating into MARSDRLAEYRSKRDPSRSGEPVGRGLGAGDGDRFVIQRHDASTLHFDFRLQVGDVLVSWAVPKGPSLDPADKRLATPTEDHPLDYAEFEGRIPEDEYGAGTVVVWDTGTYRNLTERRGEQVPIAEAVDGGHLLVWLDGRKLTGAFALTRMRGREQWLLVKRDDEGADRRRKPAVTQPESVLSGRTNEELAGE; encoded by the coding sequence ATGGCACGCAGTGACCGGTTGGCCGAGTACCGGTCGAAGCGGGATCCGTCCCGCTCCGGGGAGCCGGTCGGCCGCGGGCTCGGGGCGGGGGACGGCGACCGGTTCGTGATCCAGCGCCATGATGCGTCCACGCTGCACTTCGACTTCCGGCTGCAGGTCGGCGACGTGCTGGTGTCCTGGGCGGTGCCGAAGGGCCCGTCGCTGGACCCGGCGGACAAGCGGTTGGCCACGCCCACCGAGGACCATCCGCTCGACTATGCCGAGTTCGAGGGCCGGATCCCGGAGGACGAGTACGGCGCAGGCACGGTGGTGGTGTGGGACACCGGCACCTACCGCAACCTCACCGAGCGGCGGGGCGAGCAGGTGCCGATCGCCGAGGCCGTCGACGGCGGACACCTGCTGGTGTGGCTCGACGGGCGGAAGCTCACCGGCGCGTTCGCCCTGACGAGGATGCGCGGCCGGGAGCAGTGGCTGCTGGTGAAGCGGGACGACGAGGGCGCGGACCGGCGCCGCAAGCCGGCCGTAACACAGCCCGAGTCGGTGCTGTCCGGGCGGACCAACGAGGAGCTGGCAGGCGAATGA
- the ligD gene encoding non-homologous end-joining DNA ligase: MTGWRQPMLATLTERRFSDPNWLFERKFDGMRALSVRDDDSKDGAPQLWSRNEKRIDDSYPELVDALAERGGSRFVADGEIVAFDGEQTSFARLQARIHLTDPERIAATGVAAYYYLFDLLSHDGEDLTGLPLRKRKRILRDVFDFRDPLRFAPHRNTDGEAYYREACERGWEGLIAKRADAPYRGGRSTDWLKFKCVRDQEFVVGGFTDPQRSRVGFGALLVGYHDGSGRFRYAGKVGTGYDNTTLRSLRERMDGMTRRESPFADAVRERGAHWIHPDLVVQVGFTEWTTDARLRHPRYLGMRTDKSAADVVRETS; the protein is encoded by the coding sequence ATGACCGGCTGGCGGCAACCCATGCTCGCGACGCTCACCGAGCGGCGGTTCTCCGATCCGAACTGGCTGTTCGAGCGCAAGTTCGACGGCATGCGCGCACTGTCCGTCCGGGACGATGACAGCAAGGATGGCGCCCCGCAGCTGTGGTCGCGCAACGAGAAGCGCATCGACGACAGCTACCCGGAGCTGGTCGACGCGCTCGCCGAGCGTGGCGGCTCCCGGTTCGTCGCCGACGGGGAGATCGTCGCGTTCGACGGTGAGCAGACGAGCTTCGCCCGGCTGCAGGCCCGTATCCACCTGACGGACCCTGAGCGCATCGCGGCCACCGGGGTGGCCGCCTACTACTACCTGTTCGACCTGCTGTCCCACGACGGCGAGGATCTGACTGGGCTGCCGCTGCGGAAACGCAAGCGGATCCTGCGGGACGTGTTCGATTTCCGCGATCCGTTACGGTTCGCCCCGCACCGCAACACCGATGGTGAGGCCTACTACCGGGAGGCGTGCGAGCGTGGCTGGGAGGGCCTGATCGCCAAGCGCGCGGACGCACCGTATCGCGGCGGACGGTCGACCGACTGGCTGAAGTTCAAGTGCGTGCGTGACCAGGAGTTCGTGGTCGGCGGCTTCACCGACCCGCAGCGCTCGCGCGTCGGGTTCGGCGCGCTGCTCGTCGGTTACCACGACGGGTCCGGCCGGTTCCGCTACGCGGGCAAGGTCGGCACCGGCTACGACAACACGACCCTGCGTTCGCTGCGCGAACGGATGGACGGCATGACCCGCCGGGAGAGCCCCTTCGCCGACGCGGTGCGGGAGCGGGGCGCGCATTGGATCCACCCGGACCTGGTGGTGCAGGTCGGTTTCACTGAGTGGACCACCGACGCCCGGCTGCGCCACCCGCGCTACCTCGGGATGCGCACCGACAAGTCGGCGGCCGACGTCGTGAGGGAGACAAGCTGA
- a CDS encoding TetR/AcrR family transcriptional regulator — protein sequence MPRSPEQYEAMRAATRERVWSAAVRVFARQGYAATNMRRIAAEAGISTGLIYRHAATKEELFADLVTRAAEGLGTVAERFRDARRPGETLRAFTEEFVGDLSGDGEYAEFHRLVHQAFAQGLQEGDGASAAVRTLVERRDELLRATVELIRCGQRSGGFRAGDPRELADCYFAMLDGLVTMRFGLGEGFCVPGVDTLTGFLAEGEHDG from the coding sequence GTGCCACGGAGTCCAGAGCAGTACGAGGCGATGCGAGCCGCCACTCGGGAGAGGGTGTGGTCGGCGGCGGTGCGAGTGTTCGCCCGCCAGGGGTACGCGGCGACGAACATGCGCCGGATCGCGGCCGAGGCGGGGATCAGCACCGGGCTCATCTACCGCCACGCGGCCACGAAGGAGGAGCTGTTCGCCGACCTGGTCACCCGGGCCGCCGAAGGGCTCGGCACCGTCGCCGAACGCTTCCGGGATGCGCGGCGCCCTGGCGAGACGCTGCGCGCCTTCACCGAGGAGTTCGTGGGGGACCTGTCAGGTGACGGTGAGTACGCGGAGTTCCACCGCCTCGTGCACCAGGCGTTCGCCCAGGGCCTCCAGGAGGGGGACGGGGCCTCCGCGGCGGTCCGGACCCTGGTGGAGCGGCGGGACGAACTGCTGCGGGCGACCGTGGAGCTGATCAGGTGCGGCCAGCGGTCGGGCGGGTTCCGTGCCGGAGACCCGCGAGAGCTGGCCGACTGCTACTTCGCGATGCTCGACGGGCTGGTGACGATGCGGTTCGGCCTGGGAGAGGGCTTCTGCGTCCCGGGGGTGGACACGCTGACCGGCTTTCTGGCCGAGGGAGAGCACGATGGGTGA
- a CDS encoding ATP-binding protein, which yields MPGYRLGSLTAVSEFKEFPGQPAYCPDARHFIRTVLADHRRVVEDAELVVSELFGNGCRHTRSGEGGTLGVSVSALVTELTVVSVADQGPTAADLAARRRPVPVLKPADSDTLGWRGIHLVSEVADDWGYSPNDDGGLTVWAVFESPHPSMARLTG from the coding sequence ATGCCCGGATACCGGCTCGGCAGCCTCACCGCCGTATCCGAGTTCAAGGAATTCCCCGGGCAGCCCGCTTACTGCCCCGACGCCCGCCACTTCATCCGCACCGTGCTCGCCGACCACCGGCGGGTCGTCGAAGACGCCGAACTCGTCGTCTCGGAGCTGTTCGGCAACGGCTGCCGCCATACACGCAGTGGCGAAGGCGGAACTCTCGGGGTCAGCGTCAGCGCCCTCGTCACAGAGCTGACAGTGGTCTCCGTGGCTGACCAGGGTCCGACCGCCGCCGACCTGGCCGCCCGACGACGCCCCGTTCCAGTCCTCAAACCGGCCGACTCCGACACACTCGGCTGGCGGGGAATCCACCTCGTCTCCGAAGTGGCCGATGACTGGGGCTACTCCCCCAACGATGACGGCGGCCTGACCGTGTGGGCCGTCTTCGAATCCCCGCACCCCTCCATGGCTCGCCTCACCGGCTGA
- a CDS encoding GNAT family N-acetyltransferase codes for MGEDRRGSMGIEVKRGDELGEGYRRRITEVFVDGFGDDLSFFSKDPGRLAAAVEHMLVLERFHVALIDGEPAALAALIEGDQRCVEHDARKLRSHLGWYKGIAADWVFRTQFQRPMPDPGPGRAEIGFVASSRRHRGRGAAKAVLNHLLALPQYDEYLLEDISDVNELALRLYERVGFREYKRRKVNHTRWSGINEYVSMKRNAPSPRV; via the coding sequence ATGGGTGAGGACAGGCGGGGTTCGATGGGGATCGAGGTCAAGCGGGGCGACGAGCTGGGCGAGGGGTACCGTCGGCGGATCACGGAGGTGTTCGTGGACGGGTTCGGCGACGACCTGTCGTTCTTCTCCAAGGACCCAGGGAGGCTGGCGGCGGCCGTCGAGCACATGCTGGTGCTGGAACGCTTCCACGTCGCCCTGATCGACGGCGAACCCGCCGCGCTGGCGGCCCTGATCGAGGGGGACCAGAGGTGCGTCGAGCACGACGCCCGGAAGTTGCGCAGCCATCTGGGCTGGTACAAGGGCATCGCGGCCGACTGGGTGTTCCGCACCCAGTTCCAGCGCCCCATGCCCGACCCCGGGCCGGGCCGGGCGGAGATCGGTTTCGTCGCGTCGTCCAGGCGACACCGGGGCAGGGGAGCGGCCAAGGCCGTCCTGAACCACCTGCTCGCCCTGCCCCAGTACGACGAGTACCTGTTGGAGGACATCTCCGACGTCAACGAACTGGCCCTGCGCCTGTACGAGCGGGTCGGGTTCCGCGAGTACAAGCGCCGCAAGGTCAATCACACGCGGTGGAGCGGCATCAACGAGTACGTGTCCATGAAGAGGAACGCACCGTCCCCTCGCGTCTAA
- a CDS encoding serine hydrolase, protein MSAEALLRELRSELDDAGLSGAFLVRDLHSGDEIGIDPDVEFPIASLVKIPLAIATLDRIRTGDLDGSTRLVVQPGRSTIRGPMGLTKFHHPVEIAIDDLLYLSTSVSDNTAADTLFDLTPPADVAASLREFGVNGITVRHTLRDLVETPAERFDPDDVHLAHSLAIGAGTAGRGHHIAQLDVTRANSGSARSVVDLLQALWTPSSIPAEVADRVRMLMGENVLRHRLAPDFTSDASTWSSKTGTLLNLRHEAGVVEHADGQTFGVAVLTESRVPAISQPGAEALMAHVAKRLRDYLRST, encoded by the coding sequence ATGAGCGCCGAGGCCCTCCTGCGCGAACTGCGCTCCGAGCTCGACGACGCGGGACTGTCCGGCGCGTTTCTGGTGCGCGACCTGCACTCCGGGGACGAGATCGGCATCGATCCCGACGTCGAGTTTCCGATCGCCTCTCTCGTCAAGATCCCGCTCGCCATCGCGACCCTCGACCGCATCCGGACGGGTGACCTCGATGGCTCCACGCGGCTCGTGGTGCAACCGGGACGAAGCACCATCCGCGGTCCCATGGGCCTCACCAAGTTCCACCACCCGGTCGAGATCGCGATCGACGACCTGCTCTACCTCAGCACGTCCGTCAGCGACAACACGGCCGCGGACACGCTGTTCGACCTCACCCCGCCCGCCGACGTCGCGGCGTCGCTGCGGGAGTTCGGGGTCAACGGAATCACCGTCCGGCACACCCTGCGCGACCTCGTCGAAACCCCGGCCGAACGCTTCGACCCGGACGACGTCCACCTCGCCCACTCCCTGGCCATCGGGGCGGGTACGGCCGGCCGCGGACACCACATCGCCCAACTCGACGTCACCCGCGCCAACTCCGGCTCGGCACGCTCCGTCGTCGACCTGCTGCAGGCCCTGTGGACGCCGTCGTCCATCCCCGCCGAGGTCGCCGATCGCGTGCGCATGCTCATGGGTGAGAACGTCCTGCGCCACCGCCTGGCGCCCGACTTCACCTCCGACGCCTCGACGTGGTCCTCCAAGACCGGCACCCTTCTCAACCTCCGCCACGAGGCCGGCGTCGTCGAACACGCCGACGGCCAGACCTTCGGCGTCGCGGTGCTCACCGAGTCCCGCGTCCCCGCCATCAGCCAACCGGGAGCCGAAGCACTGATGGCGCATGTGGCCAAGCGCCTGCGCGACTATCTGCGGAGTACGTAG
- a CDS encoding LysR family transcriptional regulator: MRKRHTLRTMDLVGACRAFVSVSESGSFTLGAAGQRIPQPVASRRIAALEKHLGGRLFDRSTRRATLTPFGRDMLPSAQRLVQLADAMEHDAERAKLTPLRIAVPDICSARDLAHLDAEARQLGVYLDFHPAPPGERAEFVRSRQARAAIANVPAGEGRWSVPLGLASAVDPGADAVFVETLRGSRADRTSRRRRIWIQPEDDVPHIRDRIVRIRDSVGLQPAQLMIASSLTRAVAEVLGSADFVLASSDQAEELDLHWRPIGEIRLTRSFDIVATDGETAESLRARLRSAVARCLGAVADSEAAA, from the coding sequence ATGCGGAAACGGCATACGCTGCGGACCATGGACTTGGTCGGCGCCTGTAGGGCCTTCGTGAGCGTGAGTGAGAGCGGCAGCTTTACCCTTGGTGCCGCGGGCCAGCGGATCCCGCAGCCAGTCGCGAGTCGCCGCATCGCGGCCCTGGAGAAGCACCTGGGCGGGCGGCTGTTCGACCGATCGACGCGCAGGGCGACACTCACGCCGTTCGGCCGCGACATGCTGCCGTCAGCACAACGTCTCGTCCAGCTGGCCGACGCCATGGAGCACGACGCCGAACGCGCCAAGCTCACGCCACTGCGCATCGCCGTCCCCGACATCTGCTCGGCCCGGGATCTCGCGCACCTCGACGCCGAGGCGCGCCAACTGGGCGTCTACCTCGACTTCCACCCGGCCCCGCCCGGTGAACGCGCCGAGTTCGTGCGCTCCCGGCAGGCCCGTGCCGCCATTGCCAACGTGCCCGCAGGCGAGGGGAGGTGGTCGGTGCCCCTGGGCCTGGCGAGCGCGGTCGACCCCGGCGCGGACGCGGTCTTCGTCGAAACCCTGCGGGGCAGCCGAGCCGACCGGACGTCACGCAGACGGCGGATCTGGATCCAGCCCGAGGACGACGTCCCCCATATCCGTGATCGGATCGTGCGGATCCGCGACTCCGTCGGCCTCCAACCCGCGCAGCTCATGATCGCCTCCTCACTCACGCGCGCGGTGGCGGAGGTGCTCGGCTCGGCCGACTTCGTGCTGGCCTCCTCCGACCAGGCCGAGGAACTCGATCTGCACTGGCGTCCGATCGGCGAGATCCGCCTCACCCGCAGCTTCGACATCGTCGCCACCGACGGGGAGACGGCGGAGTCCCTTCGGGCGCGGCTGCGGAGCGCCGTCGCCCGGTGCCTGGGGGCCGTGGCCGACAGCGAGGCCGCCGCATGA
- the ligD gene encoding non-homologous end-joining DNA ligase: MGAQTIHVAGHDIDVSKLDKEFYPDDHLTKGDVLDHYRAVADVMLPHLADRPLTMRRYPDGIGADGFYQKEASDYFPDWLRVVEVPQRGDGSVSHVVCDDAAMLVYLANQATIEFHVGLSTVDKLDCPDRLAIDIDPPPGVSVATLREVARRLRTLYRELGLTPFVQATGGRGYHVVAPLDRSADFRFVRDLAVGIADHLADGDPGLLTTEQRKERRGDRIFLDVNRNAYGQTFITPYSLRARPGATVATPLDWHELGRSTPNGHTHATIRNRLGHKSDPWATIDEQAATPATARDRLAALAD; the protein is encoded by the coding sequence ATGGGGGCACAGACCATCCACGTCGCCGGCCACGACATCGACGTGTCCAAACTGGACAAGGAGTTCTACCCGGACGATCACCTCACCAAGGGCGACGTGCTCGACCACTACCGGGCCGTCGCCGATGTCATGCTTCCGCACCTCGCCGACCGTCCGCTGACCATGCGCCGCTACCCGGACGGGATCGGCGCCGACGGCTTCTACCAGAAGGAGGCCTCGGACTACTTTCCCGATTGGCTGCGCGTCGTCGAGGTGCCCCAGCGCGGTGACGGTTCGGTGAGTCACGTGGTGTGCGACGACGCCGCCATGCTGGTGTACCTGGCCAACCAGGCAACGATCGAGTTCCACGTCGGGTTGTCCACCGTAGACAAGCTGGACTGCCCCGACCGGCTGGCGATCGACATCGACCCGCCACCAGGCGTGTCGGTGGCCACGCTGCGCGAGGTCGCGCGCCGTCTGCGCACCCTGTACCGCGAGCTCGGGCTGACCCCCTTCGTGCAGGCCACCGGCGGGCGCGGCTACCACGTGGTCGCGCCGCTGGACCGCTCGGCCGACTTCCGGTTCGTCCGCGACTTGGCCGTCGGCATCGCGGACCACCTCGCCGATGGCGACCCCGGCTTGCTGACCACCGAGCAGCGCAAGGAGCGCCGCGGCGACCGGATCTTTCTCGACGTCAACCGCAACGCCTACGGCCAGACGTTTATCACGCCGTACTCGCTACGCGCTCGCCCCGGCGCAACGGTGGCCACCCCACTGGACTGGCACGAACTCGGCCGCTCCACCCCGAACGGCCACACCCATGCGACGATCCGCAACCGCCTCGGGCACAAATCCGACCCCTGGGCGACTATCGACGAGCAGGCCGCCACACCGGCCACCGCTCGCGATCGGCTGGCGGCTCTCGCGGATTGA
- a CDS encoding helix-turn-helix domain-containing protein → MQEVYSPSVRRRRLSAQLRRYREATGKTTGQVAKELGWQQAKVSRIETGFKKAVSAEELETLLDYYGEDDQEIRAGLHECARQAKQRGWWMRYRTVLSSALPDFEAEASRIRTYECQVIPGLLQTPDYATAIFRANRVRSDEEIAERVAARIKRQDILNRVNPPRYWVIIDEAALRRTVGSHEVMTIQLTHLTHMAARHNIDIQVLPFSEGAHAATTGSFVIMDFPDPRDTSIAYMDTPTSSLYLEESDDLDEFEAMFGGAQGAALSPDKSLRFIDDAIKALEE, encoded by the coding sequence ATGCAGGAGGTGTACAGCCCAAGCGTGAGGCGGCGACGTCTCAGCGCCCAGCTTCGTCGCTACAGGGAAGCCACTGGGAAGACAACAGGGCAGGTTGCGAAGGAGTTGGGGTGGCAGCAGGCCAAGGTGTCCCGCATCGAGACAGGCTTCAAAAAGGCCGTGTCCGCCGAAGAGCTTGAAACACTCCTCGACTACTACGGGGAGGATGACCAGGAGATCCGGGCTGGCCTGCATGAATGCGCACGTCAAGCCAAGCAGCGAGGATGGTGGATGCGGTACAGGACCGTGCTCTCCTCAGCCTTGCCGGACTTCGAAGCTGAAGCGTCGCGTATCCGAACATACGAGTGCCAGGTGATCCCAGGGCTGCTGCAGACGCCTGACTACGCGACGGCGATCTTTCGTGCGAACCGAGTTCGGTCTGACGAAGAGATAGCGGAGCGGGTCGCAGCACGCATCAAGAGGCAAGACATTCTGAACCGTGTGAATCCACCCCGCTACTGGGTGATCATCGACGAAGCTGCACTGCGACGCACCGTCGGCTCCCATGAGGTCATGACGATCCAACTGACGCATCTGACGCACATGGCGGCTCGGCACAACATCGACATCCAGGTGCTGCCCTTCTCAGAGGGGGCGCACGCTGCTACCACGGGAAGCTTCGTCATCATGGACTTTCCCGACCCGAGAGACACCAGTATCGCGTACATGGACACGCCGACATCTAGCCTGTATCTGGAGGAAAGCGACGATTTGGATGAGTTTGAGGCCATGTTCGGAGGGGCGCAGGGGGCCGCGCTCAGCCCGGACAAGTCCCTCAGATTCATCGACGACGCCATCAAAGCCCTAGAAGAGTGA